One stretch of Paraburkholderia fungorum DNA includes these proteins:
- a CDS encoding (2Fe-2S) ferredoxin domain-containing protein — MDSFYKYHVFFCLNQRDPGAERPSCANCNAQELQEYAKKRVKKLGLAGPGQVRINKAGCLDRCELGPALVVYPEGVWYTYVDETDIDEIVDSHLANGKIVERLKIDQ; from the coding sequence ATGGACTCCTTCTACAAGTACCACGTCTTTTTCTGTCTCAATCAGCGGGACCCCGGCGCCGAGCGCCCGAGTTGCGCGAACTGCAACGCGCAGGAACTGCAGGAGTACGCGAAAAAGCGCGTGAAGAAACTCGGTCTCGCCGGCCCCGGCCAGGTGCGCATCAACAAGGCGGGGTGTCTGGATCGCTGCGAATTGGGACCGGCACTGGTCGTGTATCCGGAAGGCGTCTGGTACACCTACGTCGACGAAACCGATATCGATGAAATCGTCGACTCGCACCTTGCAAACGGCAAGATCGTCGAGCGTCTGAAAATCGATCAATAA
- a CDS encoding alpha/beta hydrolase produces MNVHTKKYLIDGPVGKIEVALDLPDEMRENGAAPRGIALVAHPHPLFGGTMDNKVAQTLARTLTGLNYVVYRSNFRGVGQTEGEHDAGIGERDDLRAVLDHMRAEAGQGDLPLVLAGFSFGTFVLSHVAAKLREEGAAIERMVFVGTAASRWEVAPVPENTLVIHGETDDTVPIQSVYDWARPQELPVVVIPGAEHFLHRKLHVLKRIIVDAWR; encoded by the coding sequence ATGAACGTTCATACGAAGAAGTATCTGATTGACGGCCCGGTCGGCAAGATCGAGGTCGCGCTGGATCTGCCCGACGAAATGCGCGAAAACGGCGCCGCGCCGCGCGGCATCGCGCTGGTCGCGCATCCGCATCCGCTGTTCGGCGGCACTATGGACAACAAGGTCGCGCAGACGCTCGCGCGCACGCTGACCGGCCTGAACTACGTGGTGTACCGGTCGAATTTTCGCGGCGTCGGTCAGACCGAAGGCGAGCACGACGCGGGCATCGGCGAGCGCGACGATCTGCGCGCCGTGCTCGATCACATGCGCGCCGAAGCCGGGCAGGGCGATCTGCCGCTCGTGCTTGCGGGCTTCTCGTTCGGCACCTTCGTGTTGTCGCACGTCGCCGCGAAGTTGCGCGAAGAAGGCGCGGCAATCGAGCGGATGGTGTTTGTCGGCACGGCGGCGAGCCGCTGGGAAGTCGCGCCGGTTCCGGAAAACACGCTCGTCATTCACGGCGAAACCGACGACACCGTGCCCATTCAATCCGTCTACGACTGGGCGCGGCCGCAGGAATTACCGGTGGTCGTGATTCCGGGGGCAGAACACTTTCTGCATCGCAAGCTGCACGTGCTGAAACGGATCATCGTCGATGCATGGCGTTAA
- a CDS encoding D-alanyl-D-alanine carboxypeptidase family protein: MRFSTTGRTSIPSVISSAPHKLSRAVTLGAVLTATLAASTAFAQVPPPAVNARSWVLVDATSNQVLASGNADERVEPASLTKLMTAYLVFEALQTKKITMDQAVMPSEAVRRVKTDESRMFIEANKPVTVHDLVYGMIIQSGNDAAIALAELVGGSESQFVVMMNNEAQKLGMKHTHFADVNGMPDPQHYTSAGDLAILSARLIRDFPDYYNIFSVKEFKYNNIKQPNRNRLLWIDPTVDGLKTGHTQAAGYCLIASAKRPLPGATDASRRLVSVMMGETKEHDRVQDSLKMLNYGYTAYDTVRLYKAGQVVGTPRVYKGSQDSVQIGVKSDQYITVPKGMADKVKPQIDQVDTLIAPIANGQQVGTAKLIADGKVLAQFPVVALQAVPQAGVVGRVWDSLMLMFNKKK, encoded by the coding sequence ATGCGTTTCTCCACCACCGGCCGCACGTCAATCCCGTCAGTTATTTCCTCCGCTCCCCACAAGCTTAGCCGCGCCGTCACCCTCGGCGCCGTGTTGACGGCAACCCTTGCCGCCAGCACCGCTTTTGCGCAAGTGCCGCCGCCCGCGGTCAACGCGCGTTCGTGGGTTCTGGTCGACGCCACCAGCAACCAGGTGCTCGCGTCCGGCAATGCCGACGAGCGCGTCGAACCGGCCTCGCTGACCAAGCTGATGACCGCGTATCTCGTCTTCGAAGCACTGCAGACGAAGAAGATCACGATGGACCAGGCCGTGATGCCGAGCGAAGCGGTGCGTCGCGTGAAGACCGACGAATCGCGCATGTTCATCGAGGCGAACAAGCCGGTGACCGTGCACGACCTCGTGTACGGCATGATCATCCAGTCGGGTAACGACGCGGCGATCGCGCTGGCCGAACTGGTCGGCGGCAGCGAGTCGCAGTTCGTCGTGATGATGAACAACGAAGCGCAGAAGCTCGGCATGAAGCACACCCACTTCGCCGACGTGAACGGCATGCCCGACCCGCAGCACTACACGTCGGCGGGCGATCTGGCGATCCTGTCGGCGCGTCTGATTCGCGACTTCCCTGACTACTACAACATCTTCTCGGTCAAGGAATTCAAGTACAACAACATCAAGCAGCCGAACCGCAACCGTCTGCTGTGGATCGACCCGACCGTCGACGGCCTGAAGACCGGCCACACGCAAGCCGCCGGCTACTGCCTGATCGCGAGCGCAAAGCGTCCGCTGCCGGGCGCGACCGACGCGTCGCGCCGTCTCGTCTCGGTGATGATGGGCGAGACCAAGGAACACGACCGTGTGCAGGACAGCCTGAAGATGCTGAACTACGGCTACACCGCGTACGACACGGTGCGTCTGTACAAGGCGGGTCAGGTGGTCGGCACGCCGCGCGTGTACAAGGGTTCGCAGGACAGCGTGCAGATCGGCGTGAAGAGCGACCAGTACATCACCGTGCCGAAGGGCATGGCCGACAAGGTGAAGCCGCAGATCGACCAGGTCGACACGCTGATCGCGCCGATCGCGAACGGTCAGCAGGTCGGCACGGCGAAGCTGATCGCCGACGGCAAGGTGCTCGCGCAGTTCCCGGTGGTGGCGTTGCAGGCTGTGCCGCAAGCGGGCGTGGTCGGCCGCGTGTGGGATTCGCTGATGCTGATGTTCAACAAGAAGAAATAA
- a CDS encoding D-amino acid aminotransferase, translating into MSAAVSDVSPDPIVYLNGELVPLSEARVPVLDRGFIFGDGIYEVAPLYALEGGRTAFRLPQHLARLARSVDKIGIVNPFSDAGWRELIGRVVDANEADGSLSAGQDAIAYIQVTRGVAKRGHAFPAGIQPTVFVMVTPLNLPDAAQRAKGVRCVSAEDRRWLNCDIKSVSLLGNVLMAQFAAENDAFETIQFRDGMLTEGSSSNVWMVKDGVLSAPPRSNKILEGIRYGLIEELTAECGVRFEAREIAEAELRAADEIIVSSATKEVLPVTQLDGQPVGEGKPGAVFAALYAAYQRAKVKEAQQAQQGATNESAEQPERLTV; encoded by the coding sequence ATGTCCGCAGCAGTTTCTGATGTGTCGCCAGATCCGATCGTTTATCTGAATGGCGAGTTGGTGCCGTTGTCCGAAGCGCGCGTGCCGGTTCTCGACCGCGGCTTTATTTTCGGCGACGGCATTTACGAAGTCGCGCCGCTGTATGCGCTCGAAGGCGGCCGCACGGCGTTCCGATTGCCGCAGCATCTGGCGCGGCTGGCCCGTTCGGTCGACAAGATCGGCATCGTCAATCCGTTTAGCGACGCCGGCTGGCGCGAGCTGATCGGCCGCGTGGTCGACGCGAACGAGGCCGACGGCAGTTTGTCCGCCGGCCAGGACGCAATTGCCTATATTCAGGTGACCCGCGGTGTCGCGAAGCGCGGCCACGCGTTCCCGGCCGGCATTCAGCCGACCGTGTTCGTGATGGTCACGCCGCTCAATCTGCCGGACGCCGCGCAGCGCGCGAAAGGCGTGCGTTGCGTGAGCGCCGAAGATCGCCGCTGGCTCAATTGCGATATCAAGTCGGTGTCGCTGCTGGGCAACGTGCTGATGGCGCAATTCGCCGCCGAAAACGACGCGTTCGAGACGATCCAGTTCCGCGACGGCATGCTGACCGAAGGATCGTCGTCGAATGTGTGGATGGTGAAGGACGGCGTGCTGTCGGCGCCGCCGCGCAGCAACAAGATTCTCGAAGGGATTCGCTACGGGCTGATCGAAGAACTCACGGCCGAGTGCGGCGTCCGCTTCGAAGCACGTGAAATTGCCGAAGCAGAGCTGCGTGCCGCCGACGAGATCATCGTCAGTTCGGCGACCAAAGAAGTGCTGCCGGTCACGCAACTCGACGGCCAGCCGGTCGGCGAGGGCAAGCCGGGCGCGGTCTTTGCGGCGTTGTACGCGGCGTATCAGCGAGCCAAGGTTAAGGAAGCGCAGCAAGCGCAGCAAGGAGCAACGAATGAATCAGCCGAACAACCCGAACGACTCACTGTTTGA
- a CDS encoding DUF493 family protein yields the protein MNQPNNPNDSLFDFPCDFPIKIMGKSHPEFAETIVTVVRQFDNEVDASRVETRPSSGGNYTGLTVTVRATSRAHLDDIYRALTGHPMVKVVM from the coding sequence ATGAATCAGCCGAACAACCCGAACGACTCACTGTTTGATTTTCCCTGCGATTTCCCGATCAAGATCATGGGCAAATCGCATCCGGAATTCGCCGAAACGATCGTGACGGTGGTCCGTCAGTTCGATAACGAAGTCGATGCATCGCGTGTGGAAACGCGTCCGTCCAGCGGCGGCAATTACACCGGCCTGACGGTCACCGTGCGCGCCACGAGCCGCGCGCATCTCGACGACATTTATCGCGCGCTGACCGGCCATCCGATGGTCAAAGTGGTGATGTAA
- a CDS encoding transcriptional regulator GcvA: protein MDLRQLPALNAIKAFEAAARHESFSRAADELFVTHGAVSHQIRALEAELGVSLFARDGKRVRLTETGRRYATHVRTALMALADATREIRAGDRERRLVVSMLSSFAARWVTPRIGSFIEAHPQWDLELLSTNALTDFARDDVDVAIRFGFGKYSGLHAELLLEEIFFPACSPNFNGGKLPQVPADLAKVPLLRSDDELWRPWFDAAGLTDWPEPKRGVLYQDSSNLLQAAIDGQGVALTRRSLAMHEIAAGRLVRLFDVDGPSPWQYYFICPPQMIETARVKAFHDWVFDEVGRFKKLFDRACEVGPSAGAGLSADALRVTP from the coding sequence ATGGACCTCCGGCAACTCCCCGCATTGAACGCGATCAAGGCGTTCGAAGCCGCCGCCCGGCACGAAAGCTTTTCGCGCGCCGCCGACGAGCTATTCGTCACGCACGGCGCGGTCAGCCACCAGATTCGCGCGCTCGAAGCCGAGCTTGGCGTGTCGCTATTCGCGCGCGACGGCAAGCGCGTGCGGCTCACCGAAACCGGCCGTCGCTATGCCACGCACGTGCGCACCGCGCTGATGGCGCTCGCCGATGCCACTCGCGAAATCCGCGCTGGCGACCGCGAGCGGCGGCTGGTGGTGTCGATGCTGTCGTCGTTCGCGGCGCGCTGGGTGACGCCGCGCATCGGCAGCTTCATCGAGGCGCATCCGCAATGGGATCTGGAACTGTTGTCCACCAATGCGCTGACAGACTTTGCGCGCGACGACGTCGACGTGGCCATCCGCTTCGGTTTCGGCAAATATTCGGGGCTGCACGCGGAATTGCTGCTGGAGGAGATTTTCTTCCCGGCGTGCTCGCCGAATTTCAACGGCGGAAAACTGCCGCAAGTTCCGGCCGATCTCGCCAAAGTCCCGCTACTGCGTTCCGACGACGAATTGTGGCGTCCGTGGTTCGACGCCGCCGGTCTCACCGACTGGCCGGAGCCGAAGCGCGGCGTGCTTTATCAGGATTCGTCGAATCTGTTGCAGGCGGCCATCGACGGCCAGGGGGTCGCGCTCACGCGCCGCTCGCTGGCCATGCACGAAATCGCGGCGGGCCGTCTGGTGCGCTTATTCGACGTGGATGGCCCGAGCCCGTGGCAGTACTACTTCATCTGCCCGCCGCAAATGATCGAAACCGCGCGGGTCAAGGCGTTTCACGACTGGGTGTTCGACGAGGTGGGGCGCTTCAAGAAACTGTTCGACCGGGCCTGCGAGGTAGGTCCCTCGGCAGGCGCCGGTCTGTCGGCGGACGCATTGCGCGTCACGCCGTAA
- a CDS encoding DUF2917 domain-containing protein, whose product MREISSSIAFEIRTGETLPLKVARSTKLVVHGGAVWVTRSDDIHDYWLQPGHTLRLRRGERLWLSGEGVVPAKIAFSVPTRCDERALNWLARVGERMVARMRGGWRTV is encoded by the coding sequence ATGCGAGAAATTTCCTCTAGTATCGCCTTTGAAATTCGCACAGGCGAAACGCTTCCGTTGAAGGTGGCGCGCAGTACCAAACTGGTGGTGCATGGCGGCGCGGTCTGGGTGACGCGCAGCGACGACATTCACGATTACTGGCTGCAACCGGGACATACGTTGCGGTTGCGGCGCGGCGAACGGCTGTGGTTGAGTGGCGAGGGCGTCGTCCCGGCGAAGATCGCGTTTTCTGTGCCGACGCGCTGCGACGAGCGCGCGTTGAACTGGCTCGCGCGGGTCGGCGAACGAATGGTGGCGCGGATGCGCGGAGGGTGGCGCACGGTTTGA
- the lipB gene encoding lipoyl(octanoyl) transferase LipB — protein MSATPVSPSPSSATAPLTLRWLRNEPYEASFEAMRAFTDSRTADTPDEIWLVEHPPVFTLGQAGDPAHLLAADSGIPLVKVDRGGQITYHGPGQVVAYLLLDLRRRKLMVREMVTRIEQAVIDTLAAYNLAGERKAGAPGIYVAPGPDAGLHAGAKIAALGLKIRNGCSYHGASLNVKMDLRPFLAINPCGYAGLETVDMATLGVVAGWEDVARTFAACLTANLDGSPAAVAQPQAGALTA, from the coding sequence ATGTCCGCCACTCCGGTTTCACCGTCTCCCTCGTCCGCCACGGCGCCGCTAACGCTGCGCTGGTTGCGCAACGAACCCTACGAAGCCAGTTTCGAAGCGATGCGCGCGTTCACCGACTCGCGTACCGCCGACACCCCCGACGAAATCTGGCTTGTCGAGCATCCCCCCGTCTTCACGCTAGGCCAGGCCGGCGATCCGGCGCACCTGCTGGCCGCCGACAGCGGCATTCCGCTGGTCAAAGTCGACCGTGGCGGGCAGATCACGTATCACGGTCCCGGACAGGTGGTCGCCTACCTGCTGCTCGATCTACGCCGACGCAAGCTGATGGTGCGCGAGATGGTCACGCGAATCGAGCAGGCCGTGATCGACACCCTGGCGGCGTATAATCTCGCCGGAGAACGCAAGGCGGGCGCCCCCGGTATCTACGTGGCGCCCGGGCCGGACGCCGGGTTGCACGCTGGCGCCAAGATTGCGGCGCTGGGTCTGAAAATCCGCAACGGCTGTAGTTATCACGGCGCGAGCCTGAACGTGAAGATGGATCTGCGGCCGTTCCTGGCCATCAATCCATGCGGCTACGCAGGGCTCGAAACGGTCGATATGGCAACGCTGGGTGTTGTCGCCGGCTGGGAAGACGTGGCCCGTACCTTTGCAGCATGCCTCACCGCAAACCTCGACGGCAGTCCCGCGGCCGTCGCCCAACCACAGGCCGGTGCGCTCACCGCCTGA
- the lipA gene encoding lipoyl synthase, whose amino-acid sequence MTDVTANLATSSSPDSAPASAAAYDATAKQKAQAKTARIPIKIIPIEKLKKPDWIRVKAATGNSRFYEIKQILREHNLHTVCEEASCPNIGECFGKGTATFMIMGDKCTRRCPFCDVGHGRPDPLDVDEPGNLARTIAALKLKYVVITSVDRDDLRDGGAAHFVECIRQTRELSPETRIEILTPDFRGRLDRALGILNAAPPDVMNHNLETVPRLYKEARPGSDYAHSLKLLKDFKALHPDVATKSGIMVGLGETEEEILQVMRDLREHNVDMLTIGQYLQPSEHHLPVRSYVHPDTFKMYEEEAYKMGFTHAAVGAMVRSSYHADLQAHGAGVV is encoded by the coding sequence ATGACTGACGTTACCGCGAACCTCGCAACTTCTTCCTCGCCCGACAGCGCGCCGGCTTCCGCCGCTGCCTACGACGCCACCGCGAAGCAGAAGGCGCAAGCCAAAACTGCCCGTATCCCGATCAAGATCATCCCGATTGAAAAGCTGAAGAAGCCCGACTGGATTCGCGTGAAAGCGGCCACGGGAAATTCGCGTTTCTACGAGATCAAGCAGATTCTGCGCGAACACAATCTGCACACGGTGTGTGAAGAAGCGAGCTGCCCGAATATCGGCGAATGCTTCGGCAAGGGCACCGCCACGTTCATGATCATGGGCGACAAGTGCACGCGCCGCTGCCCGTTCTGCGACGTCGGCCACGGCCGTCCCGATCCGCTCGACGTGGACGAACCCGGCAACCTCGCCCGCACCATTGCTGCGTTGAAGCTGAAGTACGTGGTGATCACCAGCGTCGACCGTGACGATTTGCGTGACGGTGGCGCGGCTCACTTCGTCGAATGTATTCGTCAGACGCGCGAGTTGTCGCCGGAAACGCGTATTGAGATTCTGACGCCGGACTTCCGCGGCCGTCTCGACCGCGCGCTCGGCATTCTGAACGCCGCACCGCCCGACGTGATGAACCACAATCTGGAAACGGTGCCGCGTCTGTACAAGGAAGCGCGCCCGGGTTCGGACTACGCGCACTCGCTGAAGCTGCTGAAGGACTTCAAGGCGCTGCATCCTGACGTCGCGACCAAGTCGGGCATCATGGTCGGCCTCGGCGAAACCGAAGAAGAAATTTTGCAGGTGATGCGCGATCTGCGTGAACACAATGTGGACATGCTGACCATCGGCCAGTATCTGCAGCCGTCGGAACACCATCTGCCGGTGCGCTCGTACGTGCACCCGGACACGTTCAAGATGTACGAGGAAGAAGCGTACAAGATGGGCTTCACGCACGCGGCTGTCGGCGCAATGGTTCGTTCGAGCTATCACGCTGATTTGCAGGCGCATGGGGCTGGCGTGGTCTGA
- a CDS encoding DeoR/GlpR family DNA-binding transcription regulator, translating to MWQEDRHQRIRALLSTLQRVSTERIMTDLGVSRETVRRDLLDLEALGELRRVHGGAIKPADEAPIAERAHMRVKAKTAIAKAAVGLIASGQTLFVDAGTTTAALAEELAKLANLTVVTNSIDVALKMRGVIDQADAANEVILLGGSISDRTMATTGATTVLDIHRYRADLALLSPVGIDHRHGATSYDHAETEVARAMVANADRVAILADYSKIGQRSRISYCPVERIDVLVTNKKAAEAADFAALKKKLDEVVLA from the coding sequence ATGTGGCAGGAAGACCGTCATCAGAGAATTCGCGCGTTGCTGTCCACGCTGCAACGTGTGTCGACCGAGCGGATCATGACGGATCTCGGCGTGTCGCGCGAGACGGTGCGGCGCGATCTGCTCGATCTCGAAGCGCTCGGTGAGCTGCGCCGCGTGCATGGCGGTGCGATCAAGCCCGCCGACGAAGCGCCGATCGCCGAACGCGCGCACATGCGCGTCAAAGCCAAGACGGCGATTGCCAAGGCCGCCGTCGGTTTGATCGCGAGCGGCCAGACGCTTTTCGTCGATGCGGGCACCACCACGGCGGCGCTCGCCGAAGAGCTGGCGAAACTGGCGAACCTGACCGTCGTCACGAATTCAATCGATGTCGCGTTGAAAATGCGCGGCGTGATCGACCAGGCCGATGCGGCTAACGAAGTCATTCTGCTGGGCGGTTCGATCAGCGATCGAACGATGGCGACCACAGGCGCGACGACCGTGCTCGATATCCACCGCTATCGCGCGGATCTCGCGCTGCTGTCGCCGGTCGGCATCGATCACCGGCATGGCGCGACCAGTTACGACCACGCGGAAACCGAGGTCGCGCGCGCGATGGTCGCCAACGCGGATCGCGTGGCGATCCTCGCCGACTACAGCAAGATCGGCCAGCGCAGCCGCATTTCGTATTGCCCGGTCGAGAGGATCGATGTGCTCGTCACGAATAAAAAGGCGGCCGAAGCCGCCGATTTTGCCGCGCTGAAAAAGAAGCTCGACGAGGTTGTGCTGGCTTGA
- the ugpQ gene encoding glycerophosphodiester phosphodiesterase translates to MANGIDHWPYPRLVAHRCGGTLAPENTLAGFDACVRYGYRMVEFDAKLSADNELFLLHDDTLDRTTNGHGAAADHTWQQLAALDAGAWRGQQFDGTRLPTLADAAQRCKRDGIAANIEIKPCPGRDVITGTLVAQHASTLWQEQTPSLLSSFSFDALAAARDAAPSLQRGMLFEEVPADWLRIVRELDCVSLHASHRYLSEPLIAQIHAEGLRVLAYTVNDPARAQLLAQWGVDMICTDRIDILPHDMFSAPVDSV, encoded by the coding sequence GTGGCAAACGGGATTGATCACTGGCCTTATCCGCGACTGGTCGCGCATCGTTGCGGCGGCACGCTCGCGCCGGAGAACACGCTGGCCGGCTTTGACGCATGCGTGCGTTACGGCTACCGGATGGTCGAATTCGACGCCAAGCTTTCCGCCGACAACGAACTCTTTCTACTTCACGACGATACACTCGATCGCACCACCAACGGCCACGGCGCAGCCGCCGATCACACATGGCAACAGCTTGCCGCGCTCGACGCAGGCGCGTGGCGTGGTCAGCAATTCGACGGCACGCGTCTGCCGACACTTGCCGACGCGGCGCAGCGTTGCAAGCGCGACGGCATTGCCGCCAACATCGAAATCAAACCGTGTCCGGGTCGCGATGTAATCACCGGGACGCTGGTCGCGCAACACGCGTCGACGTTGTGGCAGGAACAAACGCCGTCGTTGCTCTCTTCGTTTTCATTCGACGCACTGGCCGCCGCGCGCGATGCCGCGCCGTCACTGCAACGCGGCATGCTGTTCGAAGAAGTGCCGGCCGACTGGCTGCGCATCGTGCGTGAACTGGACTGCGTGTCCTTGCATGCGAGCCACCGCTATCTGAGCGAGCCGCTGATCGCGCAGATTCACGCAGAGGGATTGCGCGTGCTCGCGTACACGGTGAACGACCCGGCGCGCGCGCAACTGCTCGCGCAATGGGGTGTCGACATGATCTGCACGGATCGCATCGATATCTTGCCGCACGATATGTTCTCCGCGCCGGTCGATTCTGTCTGA
- a CDS encoding ABC transporter substrate-binding protein: protein MNRTALARILSMSAVAGVAAAGVSSASAAPLDALIAAAKQEGQLSVIALPHDWCNYGQLIPGFEKKYGIKVNELNPDAGSGDEIEAIKANKGNKGPQAPDVIDVGLSFGPTAKAEGLLQPYKVATWNSIPKESKDADGYWYGDYYGVLAFEVNADMIDKAPADWSDLLKPDYKNAVSLAGDPRTANQAIQAVYAAGISQAKGNATQADKAGLKYFADLNKSGNFVPVIGKAASLAQGTTPIIVRWDYNALADRDTLKGNPKVQVVIPKTGVVAGVYVQAISAYAPHPNAAKLWMEYLYSDEGQIGWLTGYCHPMRYNELVAGKKVPQALLDKLPPPSSYKNVVFPTLSQQDAYKDTITKQWDATVGANVK from the coding sequence ATGAACCGCACCGCGTTAGCTCGCATACTTTCGATGTCGGCCGTTGCGGGCGTCGCCGCCGCTGGTGTCAGCAGCGCATCGGCGGCGCCGCTCGACGCGCTGATCGCCGCGGCGAAGCAGGAGGGCCAGCTCAGCGTGATCGCGTTGCCGCACGACTGGTGCAACTACGGGCAACTGATCCCGGGCTTCGAGAAGAAGTACGGCATCAAGGTGAACGAACTGAATCCGGATGCGGGTTCCGGCGACGAGATCGAAGCGATCAAGGCGAACAAGGGCAACAAGGGGCCGCAAGCGCCTGACGTGATCGACGTGGGCTTGTCGTTCGGTCCGACCGCGAAGGCCGAAGGTCTGCTGCAACCGTACAAGGTCGCGACGTGGAACTCGATTCCGAAGGAATCGAAAGATGCGGACGGTTACTGGTACGGCGACTATTACGGCGTGCTCGCATTCGAAGTGAACGCCGACATGATCGACAAGGCGCCCGCCGACTGGAGCGATCTGCTGAAGCCCGACTACAAGAACGCGGTGTCGCTGGCGGGCGATCCGCGCACGGCGAATCAGGCGATCCAGGCGGTGTACGCAGCCGGTATCTCGCAAGCCAAAGGCAACGCGACCCAGGCCGATAAAGCCGGCCTCAAATACTTCGCCGATCTGAACAAGAGCGGCAACTTCGTTCCGGTGATCGGCAAGGCGGCCTCGCTTGCGCAGGGCACCACGCCGATCATCGTGCGTTGGGACTACAACGCGCTCGCCGACCGCGACACGCTGAAGGGCAATCCGAAAGTGCAGGTCGTGATTCCAAAGACGGGCGTGGTCGCGGGCGTGTACGTGCAGGCGATCAGCGCCTACGCACCGCATCCGAATGCAGCGAAGCTGTGGATGGAATACCTGTACTCGGACGAAGGCCAGATCGGCTGGCTGACCGGCTATTGCCATCCGATGCGCTACAACGAACTCGTCGCGGGCAAGAAAGTGCCGCAGGCGTTGCTCGACAAGTTGCCGCCGCCGTCGTCGTACAAGAACGTGGTGTTCCCGACGCTGTCGCAGCAGGACGCGTACAAGGACACGATCACGAAGCAGTGGGACGCGACCGTCGGCGCGAACGTCAAGTAA
- a CDS encoding ABC transporter permease → MSASSDGGSVQPELLVPTVPGPAPRVDGPGRASPLLAWIGVVPFFVFALMFLILPTGFLMIGAFQDAQGHFTLANLRDLLEPSILDAYWISFKVSAASAFGGAVLGSLLAWAVVQGKLPGWIRPTLMTFSGVASNFAGVPLAFAFICTLGRVGLVTVLLKKYLGFNLYSTGFSILSFTGLTITYLYFQIPLMVLMVTPALDGLKREWREACDCLGGTAFQYWRHVALPVLMPSILGAALLLFANSFGAVATAYALTGSSLNIVPILLFAQIRGDVMHNPNLGYALALGMVVVTGLSNGGYIWLRSRAERGRR, encoded by the coding sequence ATGAGCGCTTCATCGGATGGCGGGTCGGTGCAGCCGGAACTGCTGGTGCCGACCGTGCCGGGTCCGGCGCCTCGCGTCGATGGTCCGGGGCGCGCGTCGCCGTTACTTGCGTGGATCGGCGTCGTGCCGTTCTTCGTCTTCGCGCTGATGTTCCTGATTCTGCCGACCGGCTTCCTGATGATCGGCGCGTTCCAGGATGCGCAAGGCCACTTCACGCTCGCGAATCTGCGCGATCTGCTGGAACCGAGCATCCTCGACGCGTACTGGATCAGCTTCAAGGTCAGTGCCGCATCCGCATTCGGCGGCGCGGTGCTCGGTTCGCTGCTCGCGTGGGCGGTGGTGCAGGGCAAGCTGCCCGGCTGGATTCGCCCTACGCTGATGACGTTTTCCGGCGTCGCGTCGAACTTCGCCGGCGTACCGCTCGCGTTTGCTTTCATCTGCACGTTGGGACGCGTCGGGCTCGTGACGGTTCTGCTGAAAAAGTACCTCGGTTTCAATCTGTACTCGACCGGCTTCAGCATTCTCAGTTTCACCGGCCTCACGATCACCTACCTGTACTTCCAGATTCCGTTGATGGTGCTGATGGTCACGCCCGCGCTCGACGGCCTGAAGCGCGAATGGCGCGAAGCGTGCGATTGCCTCGGCGGCACGGCGTTTCAATACTGGCGCCATGTCGCGCTGCCGGTGCTGATGCCGAGCATTCTCGGCGCGGCGTTGCTGCTGTTCGCCAATTCGTTCGGCGCGGTCGCCACCGCTTATGCGTTGACGGGCAGCTCGCTGAACATCGTGCCGATCCTGTTGTTCGCGCAGATTCGCGGCGACGTGATGCACAACCCGAACCTCGGTTACGCGCTTGCATTGGGGATGGTGGTTGTCACCGGTCTGTCGAATGGCGGCTATATCTGGCTGCGTTCGCGCGCGGAAAGGGGGCGTCGATGA